One Meles meles chromosome 11, mMelMel3.1 paternal haplotype, whole genome shotgun sequence DNA segment encodes these proteins:
- the LOC123953189 gene encoding ficolin-1-like: MEPSRVTRPLGPAGRLLLLLCVKTLATQAADTCPEVKVLGLEGSDKLSILRGCPGLPGAAGPKGDAGVNGERGAPGSPGVPGKAGPPGPKGDRGDKGVCGEKGEPGPQSCDTAPRTCKDLLVRGHFLTGWYTIYLPDCRPLSVLCDMDTDGGGWTVFQRRSDGSVDFYRDWAAYKQGFGSQLGEFWLGNDNIHALTAQGTSELRVDLVDFEGNRQFATYSSFRMAGEAEKYRLVLGAFTGGSAGDSLTYHNNYPFSTKDQDNDSSTENCAERYQGAWWYNNCHLANLNGLYLGGSHGSFANGINWNSGKGYNYSYKVSEMMVRPV, encoded by the exons ATGGAGCCAAGCAGAGTCACCCGGCCCCTGGGGCCCGCTGGTcgcctccttctgctcctctgcgTCAAGACCCTGGCCACCCAGGCTGCGGACACCTGTCCAG AGGTCAAGGTGCTGGGGCTGGAGGGCTCCGACAAGCTCAGCATCCTCCGGGGCTGCCCGGGGCTGCCCGGGGCCGCAGGGCCCAAAGGAGACGCAGGCGTCAATGGAGAGAGAG GAGCACCCGGGTCCCCTGGAGTCCCTGGCAAGGCAGGACCACCGGGACCCAAAG GGGACCGAGGGGACAAAGGAGTGTGCGGGGAGAAAG GAGAGCCTGGGCCTCAGTCCTGTGACACAG CACCTCGGACCTGCAAGGACCTGCTCGTGAGGGGACACTTTCTGACCGGCTGGTACACCATCTACCTGCCCGACTGCCGGCCGCTGAGCGTGCTGTGCGACATGGACACGGACGGCGGGGGGTGGACC GTTTTCCAGCGAAGGAGCGACGGCTCCGTGGATTTCTACCGGGACTGGGCCGCGTACAAGCAGGGCTTCGGCAGTCAGCTGGGGGAGTTCTGGCTGGGGAATGACAACATCCACGCCCTGACCGCCCAGG GAACCAGCGAGCTCCGGGTAGACCTCGTGGACTTCGAGGGCAACCGCCAGTTTGCCACGTACAGCTCGTTCCGGATGGCGGGCGAGGCCGAGAAGTACAGGCTGGTCCTGGGAGCCTTCACAGGGGGCAGCGCGG GTGATTCCCTGACATACCACAACAACTACCCCTTCTCCACCAAGGACCAGGACAATGACTCAAGTACGGAAAACTGTGCTGAGCGCTACCAGGGGGCCTGGTGGTACAATAATTGTCACCTGGCGAATCTCAATGGTCTCTACCTCGGGGGTTCCCATGGAAGCTTTGCAAACGGCATTAACTGGAATTCAGGGAAAGGCTACAACTACAGCTACAAGGTGTCGGAGATGATGGTGAGGCCCGTGTAG